Genomic segment of Calditerricola satsumensis:
CGGTCCACGCCACGGGAATGCCCTCAGCTCGGCAGAAGGGTCGAGGCCAAGACCCCGCCGAGGATCAGCAGAATCAGCGCGACCGCCAGCTCCAGCCGCAACGCCCAAACAAGGATGAACCTTGCTCCCTGGCGCCGCGCCTTTTCCCCTTCCCCGCTCGCGTCTACCCGGGGAAGCACCAGAAAGCGGATCACAGCGGCAAGCAGCAACGCGAGGGCAGCGAGAGCCAGCTTGACGGACAGAAGAAGGCCATCGCCTGTGACCCACAGGTTGCTCCACGCGGATCGCCGCATCCACGCCATCAGCAACCCCGTTCCCCAGCCCACCGCCAGCACAGGCAGTGTCACGGTGAAAAAGCGGCGCAACCCCGAAACAAGCGGCGAAGGCATTCCCCCGTTTACGCGACCCTTGTCCGTGACAGCGACGAAGGCGGCCAATCCGCCAACCCACGCGGTCCAAGCGAAGAGGTGCAAGGTGTGCGCGAGTTTGGTCAACCATCCATACGGCTGGGATGCGGGAACATCCAAGGCGTGCGCGGTAAACGGAAACGTCAGCATCAACGCCGCCAATAAACCGGCAAGGATCTGCTGGCGCAGGCGGGGCGCAAGCTGAACCTGTTCCAGCTGCCCCATTCCCCATAACAACAGCGGACGTAACCACGCCGCAACGCCGATTGGCGTGGTAAACATGACGGTATGGACATTCAGCCAGAATGTCACGCCAAACCAGGGGCCTGAATTAAACGCTTGAGCGAACAGGAACACCCGAGCGAACCCTGTGAGGAGAAAGAACCACGTTGCGGCACGACGAACACGCTGCTGAACCTCCGGCGATTGCCATCCCAGATCCCGTAACGCCGGTTCTCGCGCAGCCGCCCAGCGCCACAGGCCAAGGATGCACACCACCGCGAACGCCACCAGCAGCTCGGCAGGACGCAACCAGCTATCGATCAGCCTCAGGAGATCGAAAAGGGGACTCACGCCTGGAACCACGCAAAACGTCAAGGGCTTCACCCCTCGCTTCTCCCTGATTACGGCATCCACCCGCGCTCGTACGCATACCGCGCCAGCTGAACGCGATTTTCAAGGTGCAGTTTATTGAGAATGTTTTTCAAGTGATTCTTGACCGTGTACTCGGAGATGCCCAGCTCCTCGGCGATCTCGCGGTTGGTTTTGCCTTGCGCCACCCGGTGCAAAATTTCCCGCTCCCGTTTGGATAGCGGGTCCTCGTTCTCCGGCGGGGCGGCGCGCTTCTCCGTGAGCTCGCGCAAGATGCACAGCGCCAGCTCCTTCGACAGGGGCGCCTCATCGACGGCCACGGCCCTTAAATAGGTCACCCACACATCGGGAGGCAGATGCTTCACCAGGTAGCCCTGCGCCCCCCTCTTGATCGCTTCGAATAGATGGGTGACCTCATCGGAAACCGTCATCATTACAATCTTGACGTACGGGAAGCGCTCCTTGATGCGTTTTGTCGCCTCAAGGCCGTCCATGCCCGGCAGCTTGATGTCCATCAGGATGAGGTCGGGCATGTGCTGCTCCGTCAGCGCAAGGGCTTCTTCGCCGCTCGTGGCTTCGGCGACGATCTCAAACTCCGGCGCAGCCTGCAGGATGTCGCGCACCGCTTCCCGCGCGTGCGCATGATCGTCGACAACCAGCACGCGGATCCGCATGGTCACGCTGGCTCCTCCCTTCGCACTTCAAACCGCGTGCGCCCGCCATCGCGCGAAAGGCGCAGCGTCCAGCCCATTCGCTCCGCACGTTCACGCAGGATCTTCAGGCCAAAGCCGTCGGGACAAGAAAGGGGATCACCGGTAAAACCCTGCCCGTCATCTTCCACCACCAGCCCCCATCCCTGCTTGGTCTCCCCGCACCAGATGCGCACCGATTTCGCCTGGGCGTGTTTGCGCACGTTGGCCAGCGCCTCGCGCAGGCAGGCGATCAATTCGACCTTCTCGCGGGTGGACAGGCGTGTTTCCGGCAGCGACCAGTCGACGGTCACGTCCAGATCCGTTTCGGCGCGCAGTCGATCGACGAGGTTCTGCACCGTCTGTTGCCATCCTTGGGCGTCACCGGATGCCGAGACCTGCAGGTTGGCGATGGCCTGGCGCACGTCATCGGACAGCTGACGCACGGTCTGACGGATTTGGTGGAACGCGGCCTCCTGCTCCGGGGTGAGGGTCTGGCCAAACCGATCGAGCTTCACCGCCAGCCAAAACAGCGTTTGGGCAATGCCGTCGTGCAGCTCCCGCGCCAGATTGGCCCGCTCTTCGAGGGCCGCTTTTTCCACCTGCGCGCGGTGCAAGTCGCGTTGCATGCGCTCGAGCAGGCGAAGCAAAGGGCGCAAGAATACAATCGATACCGCAAACACAAGAATCGGCGTGAGCCAGTTCCCCGCTTCCATTGACAGATACGGCAACAGGAATTCATGGCGCACGTATTCCCACAGCCCCACCGCCAAGGGCGGCAGCAGCAGGATGGACCCTTTCACCAGCCAATACGGCACGGGAAAGCCCCCTTCCGTCACCTTACATTCTTCGCCATTCTTCCCTCACGCCAATCGCACGATAAGCTCGATTCCGTTCGAACTTCTCCGGCAATAGGCTAGTCCTAAAAGAATTATAAAGGAAAAAAGCCGCCCGGCGCGGGCGACCTTCACTTTTTCAACAATCCTTAAAAATTGGCGTACACATACGGATCTTTGGGTGGCTCGACGGCCTTGTCGCGATCCACCTGGATGCGATCGACCAGCTGCCGCCGTAGGCCGCTTCCGTTGCGGCGAGGGTGACCAGGTTGATCTCCGGGGCGCCCTCTCATGCGTCCCCTCCTCGGCAGTCGTCACAGTAGCCGTAAATCTCAAATTTGTGGCCGGTTATGGTAAACCCCTTCGGCTGGCCCAGCACGGCGTCCATGGGGCACAGGTCGATGGCGATGGTCTTGCCGCACCCGGTGCAAATCAAGTGGTGATGGTGGCGTTCTGCGCCGGCGCAGGCGAAACGATAATGCTTCTCTCCGTCCAATTCCGTCGACTCGAGGATGCCCAACCGTTCGAACAGGGACAGGTTTCGGTATATGGTATCGAAGCTGACGCGGGGATATTCCTCCTGCATGTACGCGAGCACATCCCTCGCCGTCAGGTACCGCGTTTCCCGGGCGAAGATGTGGACCATCTTTTCGCGCTTCCCCGTATACTTGTAGCCGTGCTCCTTCAAGCGTGCCAGTGCCGTTTTGACATCCATGCGGTTCTCCCCTCGCCTACCCTCGTTCCCGCAGATGCCGGTACACCGCGGCGACCAGCAAAAAGAACAGGGCCACCAGAACAATGGTTCCGCCCGTCGCCAACCGAAATCCATAGGCCAGGGCGAACCCAATCGCCACCGACAGCTCGCTGATGGCGAGGGACGCCACCAGGGTGCGCCGAAAACCGCTCGCCACCAGCATGCCCGCGGCCACCGGCACCACCATCAGCCCGGAGACGAGCAGCACCCCGACGGCCCGCACAGCGGCGGAAATCGTCAGGGCCATCATCACGATGAACGCGTTCTCCACCGCCCGGACCGGAATGCCGACCACCCGGGCGTACTCGGCATCGAATGTGACGGCGAAGAGCTCCTTGTACAGGAGGGCGACGCCGCCGAGCACGAGCGCCGTGGCCACCGCCACAAGCTGCAGGTCGGCCGATTGCACGGCGACCAGATTGCCAAACAGATAGCCGGCCAAGTCGGCGCCAAAGCCGCCCATCAGCCGGAAGAGGACGACGCTGGCGCCGAGGGCGACGGCGAGCAGGATCGGCACGGCCAGCTCGGCGAATTGGGCGTAGGCGCGGCGCAGCCCCAACACGGCAAAGGCGCCGAGGACAGCGAAGGCCATGCCGTACGCCGGCGGGGTGAGGGACGCCAAAAACGGGACGGCGCTCCCTGCCATGGCCCCGACGGCCACCCCCAACAAGTTCACGTGCGCCAGCACTTCGCCGATCGCCGCCAGCCGCCGCGCGACGAGAAACAGCCCCATGATCGGGCAAAGAAGCCCCACCATCGCCCCGGTGAGCAGGGCGCGCTGGACGAGCGAGCCATCGAAAAACCCCTCCATATCGACGCCTCCGTCCGCGCCGTCCCCGGCGTCCCGCGCGACATCCCGCGCCGCCGGGCCGACGATCTCACGTACAAGCATATCACGGATGGGGAACCACGCCAAACCGCTTCGCCACAAGGACCAAGAGCAGGATCGCCGCGGCCAGGAGGACGATCACCCCGCCCGTCGCCAAATCGAGGACGTAGGAGAGGACCAGTCCGCCGAGAACGGCCAGCTCCGAAAAGCCGACGGCGTAGACGAACACCTGTTTAAAACTGCGGGCCATCTGCAGCGCGGCGGCAACGGGGAGCGTGATCAGCGACGAGACAAGGAGGAGCCCGACGATGTTCATCGCCACCCCGATGACCGCCGCCACAAACACGACGAAGACGGCGTGAATGGCCCGTCTGGGGATGCCCGCCACCGCCGCCCCTTCCTCGTCGAAGGAAAGGAAAAACAGCTCCTTGTACAACAGGACGACAGTGGCGAGAACGACCGCTCCCACGAGAAGCACGATGGTCAAGTCGGCGCGGGAGATGGCGATCAGGCTGCCAAACAGGTACCCGAACACATCGCCGTTGAACCCGTCGGCCAGGCTGATCAGGACCGCCGCCAAAGCCGTCCCCGCCGAGAGCAGGATGGGCAGCGACAGATCCGGGTACGACCGAAAGATGCGGCGGAGATGCTCGACAAAAAAGGCGCCCGCCACCGAGAAGGCCATCCCCACGTACACCGGGCTCACCCCTTGCAGCGCGGACACCGTTTTCTGCAGAAAGAGTCCCGCCGCAACACCGGAGAGGGCAACATGGGCCAGCGTGTCGGCGATCAGCGACAGGCGCCGCACGACAAGAAACACGCCGACGATCGGGCACACCATCCCGACGACGAGGCCCGCAAGGAGCGCTTGTTGCAAAAAGGGGAAAGTGAAAAACGCCTCGAACACGGCTACTCTTCCCCTCAGCTTCTCGTTGGTTGCGCGCGTCCGTGGTTGTGTTCCAACACGCGCACCTCGTGTCCGTAAAGCCGGTGCAGGATCTCGTCTCGATGGGCGGCAAACTCCCGCGAATCCCCGTGGAAATGCAGCCGTTTGTTCAAGCAGGCCACGCGATCGACCATCGACGTGATGGCGCCGATATCGTGGGAAACCAAGAGCAACGTGAGGCCCAGCTCCCGGCGCATCGACGCGAGCAGGGCGAAGAACTGGGCCACCGACTGCTCATCGACCCCGACGGTCGGCTCATCCAGGATGAGGAGTTCCGGATCGGCCACCAGGGCGCGAGCGATAAACACGCGCTGCTGCTGCCCGCCCGACAGCTTGCCGATCGGCTGGCGGGCATACTCGGCCATGCCCACCCATTCCAGCGTTTGGTACACCTTTTCCTTCTCCCGCTTCCCCATCCACTTGAAGAGGCCCATCTTGCCAAACAGCCCCATCGCCACCACTTCAAAGACGGTGGCGGGAAAGCCGCTGTTAAAGCTGTTGGCCTTTTGCGACACGTACCCGATCTTGGTCCACGCGCGAAAGCGTTCGAGGGGCTGACCGAAGAGGCGGATCTCCCCCCTGTCCGGCTTGAGCAGGCCGAGAATCAACTTGATCAGGGTCGATTTTCCGCCGCCGTTGGGCCCCACAAGGCCCACAAACGCGCCGCGCTCGACGGTCAGGTTGACGTCTTCCAGCACGAGGCGGTCGCCGTACGAAAAGGAGACATTTTGCACGTCCACAACCGGTTTGCCTGCGTTCATGATGCGACGCCAAGGGCTTTCTTCAAGACGGCAAGGTTTTCCCGCATCACGTCAAAGTAGTCCTTCCCCTTGGCCCGTTCCTCCTTTGTCAAACCTTCCAGCGGATTGAGCGTCAGGGCTTCCGCCTTGAGCTGCTCGCGCACCACTTCGGCCACTTTGTTGCTAACAAGGGTTTCGAATAGGATGTATTTTACGTTGTGTTCGCGGGCGAAGGCAAGAATCGCCTGCAGGTCCTTCTGACTCGGTTCGTCAGACGGCGCCAAGCCCGCAATGGCGATCTGCTTCAGCCCGTACCGATCGGCCAAATAGCCGTAGGCGCTGTGCGACACGATGATCTCCTTGCGCGGGGCCTGTTTCACCGCCGCTTCGTACTCGGCATGGAGGCGATCCAGCTCGGCGGCCAGCTTCTGATAATTCCCCTCGTAGATCGCCTTCCCTTCCGGATCGGCCTGGATCAGCGCATCGCGAATGGCCTGGGCGATGGCCTTGGCGCGCAGCGGATCGAGCCACACATGTGGATCGTTCGGCAGGAGGCGCACGTGTTCGGCCGCCTGGACGATGACCATGTTTGACGTGTCGACGGCATCCAGCACCTCGTCGATCCACCGCTCAAAGCCGGCCCCGTTGTACACAAAGACGTCCGCTTCGCTCAGCTTGACCACGTCCTTGGGCGTCGGCTCAAATTCATGCGGCTCTGCGCCCGGCGGCACCAGGTTGTGCACCTCGACGCGGTCTGCGCCGATTTGCTCGGCGAAGAACTGGTACGGATACAGGCTGGTGTAGACGGTAAGCTTCTCCGCATTATCCCCCTGTTCACCCACCGAAGGCGCGGCGCTTTGCCCGCAGCCGGCCAGCACCAGCAACAGAGCCAGCCACGCGGCCCACCCCTTCAACGAACGCGGAACTCGTCGCACGGTGATTCCTCCCTCCTCCGCGGGATCATGGTTTTCGTCTCCTTCGGGACCGTTCCGACCCAACTCCCCTTCGATTATACGAACACGCCTACCTCCTGTAAACAGGAACAATTTCGATTTAACGCTGCGCCTTACCCCGCAAAGCCCGCGCAGATCCAGGCGAGCAGCCCGGAAAAGGCCAAAGCTCAAAGCCGCTCTGGTGCGTCATCCAATTCCCATGTGCTTCAACACGACGCCACAGCCACCGACGGATGCGCCGGCACCGACAATGACGACGTCGTTCGTGGCGAGGTCCGGCATCGCGGGTTCCTCCCGTAAATCGTAATAATTACGATTTTAATCGTAACCGGGGGATCATCCCGCTGTCAAGGCGCCTGCGCGTTCAGAAAAAAACCACCAAAAAAGACCGGCTCCGCTTCACACCAAACGGTCCGGTCTGTCGTCCGCCCACGCCTCGAGTTGTTCGAGAAACGCGCGTGACTTGAGGCGCACGCCGACGTGTGCATCCCAGAAGGCGTGAAACAGCCGGCGCAGCTGGGCTTTGGTTTCCGCTTTCACGTTGATGGTGCCGATTTGGCCGACGTTCACGCGCGCCAGCCGCCGCAAAACGCCGGCCGCCGCCGGCGCCAGGTCGAGCGCATCGCGGTCGGCTGGCCGGCAGGCGGAACAGAGAAAACCGCCCTCGCGCACGCTGAACGCCGCCGCCTCCAGCCGCCCGCAGGCGACGCAGGCATCAAGGTGCGGCCGAACTCCGGAGGCGGCGAGAGCGCGCAGCTCATAGATGCGCGTGAGGATTTCCGGATCCTTTCCCGCTTCGATCTGCTCCAGAATGCCCACCAGCTGATCAAACAGGCGCGGGTGCGCTTCCCGCTCGGCCAGGAGGCGGTCCGTCACCTCCAGGATGTAGGCCGCGTACGCCGTTTGAAGCAAATCGTGACGGATGCGGGAAAAGGCGTGCAGGACCTCGCCCTGGCTCAGGGTGGCCAGCTCGCCTCCCGCATGGCAAAGATAAAGGCCGTGCGTAAGCGGCTGCGTCACGGCAGCCAACCGGCTGCGCGGTTTTTTCGCGCCGCGGGCGACGGCCCCCATCTTCCCTTGCTCGCGCGTGAACAAGGTGACGATCTTGTGCCCTTCTCCGTAATCCATCGTCCGCAGAACAACGCCTTCCACCCGAACGAGCATGCCCGGTCTCGCCTCGATTCGCGAATCGGGCGGCGTTCCTACGTCATGACAACCTCCGCCACGTTGCGTTCCTCCTGCTCCTCATGCCGCTTGGTGAGCTCGCGGTACAGGAGGTAGGCCTCGATGTTCCCGGTCGCGGCGAACACGTCCCACGAAAAGTCGCGCACCGCCAATCACCCTTTCGTGACGGATTGGTGCCTCTGTTTGTAGGATAGCCGCCCCACTTCCCGCTATACTGGAAAACGCTGTGCTCACCCTTCCGTAAAGCCAAAGTTTTTCAGGTAAAACTCCTGGTTTCGCCAATCCTTTTTCACTTTGACCCACAATTCCAAGTACACTTTGCTGCCCAACAGGCGCTCGATGTCCTCGCGCGCCAGGCGGCCAATCTCTTTCAGCATGGAGCCCTGTTTGCCGATCAGGATGGCCTTCTGCGAATCGCGCTCCGTGTAGATGACGGCGAGGATGTAGACGACGTCCTTCCCCTCGCGCCGCGTCATCTCCTCGACGACCACGGCCACAGAATGGGGCACTTCCTCCCGCGTCAGGAGGAGCACCTTTTCGCGAATCAGCTCGGCGACGATGAACCGCTCTGGATGATCGGTCACCTGATCGGGCGGATAGTACTGCGGCCCCTCCGGCAAATAGGCAAAAATTTTCTCCAGCAGCGCCTCCACGTTCGTGCCGTGCAGAGCGGAGATGGGCACCACCTCGGCGAACGCGAACGCGTTGCGGTAGGCGTCGGCAAAGGCCAGCACCCTGTCGGGGGAAACCTGGTCGATCTTGTTGATGACGAGAAAGACCGGCGTCTTGACTTCGCCGAGGCGCTCGAGAATGTAGCGGTCCCCCGGCCCGAGGGGTTCCTCCGTCACGTCGGCGAGGAAGAGGATGAGGTCCACTTCCTTTAACGCGTTTTCGGCGACGCGCACCATGTAGTCGCCCAGCTTGTGCTTGGGTTTGTGGATCCCCGGCGTGTCGAGGAAGATGATCTGGCCGCGCGCTTCCGTCAGCACGCCCTGGATCCGGTTCCGCGTCGTCTGCGGCTTGTCCGACATGATGGCGATCTTGTGGCCGATGGCCATGTTCAAGAGGGTCGACTTCCCCACGTTGGGCCGGCCGATGATGGCCACGAACCCCGACTTATGCCCGCTTTT
This window contains:
- a CDS encoding CopD family protein; translated protein: MKPLTFCVVPGVSPLFDLLRLIDSWLRPAELLVAFAVVCILGLWRWAAAREPALRDLGWQSPEVQQRVRRAATWFFLLTGFARVFLFAQAFNSGPWFGVTFWLNVHTVMFTTPIGVAAWLRPLLLWGMGQLEQVQLAPRLRQQILAGLLAALMLTFPFTAHALDVPASQPYGWLTKLAHTLHLFAWTAWVGGLAAFVAVTDKGRVNGGMPSPLVSGLRRFFTVTLPVLAVGWGTGLLMAWMRRSAWSNLWVTGDGLLLSVKLALAALALLLAAVIRFLVLPRVDASGEGEKARRQGARFILVWALRLELAVALILLILGGVLASTLLPS
- a CDS encoding response regulator, with protein sequence MRIRVLVVDDHAHAREAVRDILQAAPEFEIVAEATSGEEALALTEQHMPDLILMDIKLPGMDGLEATKRIKERFPYVKIVMMTVSDEVTHLFEAIKRGAQGYLVKHLPPDVWVTYLRAVAVDEAPLSKELALCILRELTEKRAAPPENEDPLSKREREILHRVAQGKTNREIAEELGISEYTVKNHLKNILNKLHLENRVQLARYAYERGWMP
- a CDS encoding sensor histidine kinase yields the protein MPYWLVKGSILLLPPLAVGLWEYVRHEFLLPYLSMEAGNWLTPILVFAVSIVFLRPLLRLLERMQRDLHRAQVEKAALEERANLARELHDGIAQTLFWLAVKLDRFGQTLTPEQEAAFHQIRQTVRQLSDDVRQAIANLQVSASGDAQGWQQTVQNLVDRLRAETDLDVTVDWSLPETRLSTREKVELIACLREALANVRKHAQAKSVRIWCGETKQGWGLVVEDDGQGFTGDPLSCPDGFGLKILRERAERMGWTLRLSRDGGRTRFEVRREEPA
- a CDS encoding Fur family transcriptional regulator; this translates as MDVKTALARLKEHGYKYTGKREKMVHIFARETRYLTARDVLAYMQEEYPRVSFDTIYRNLSLFERLGILESTELDGEKHYRFACAGAERHHHHLICTGCGKTIAIDLCPMDAVLGQPKGFTITGHKFEIYGYCDDCRGGDA
- a CDS encoding metal ABC transporter permease, whose protein sequence is MLVREIVGPAARDVARDAGDGADGGVDMEGFFDGSLVQRALLTGAMVGLLCPIMGLFLVARRLAAIGEVLAHVNLLGVAVGAMAGSAVPFLASLTPPAYGMAFAVLGAFAVLGLRRAYAQFAELAVPILLAVALGASVVLFRLMGGFGADLAGYLFGNLVAVQSADLQLVAVATALVLGGVALLYKELFAVTFDAEYARVVGIPVRAVENAFIVMMALTISAAVRAVGVLLVSGLMVVPVAAGMLVASGFRRTLVASLAISELSVAIGFALAYGFRLATGGTIVLVALFFLLVAAVYRHLRERG
- a CDS encoding metal ABC transporter permease; this encodes MFEAFFTFPFLQQALLAGLVVGMVCPIVGVFLVVRRLSLIADTLAHVALSGVAAGLFLQKTVSALQGVSPVYVGMAFSVAGAFFVEHLRRIFRSYPDLSLPILLSAGTALAAVLISLADGFNGDVFGYLFGSLIAISRADLTIVLLVGAVVLATVVLLYKELFFLSFDEEGAAVAGIPRRAIHAVFVVFVAAVIGVAMNIVGLLLVSSLITLPVAAALQMARSFKQVFVYAVGFSELAVLGGLVLSYVLDLATGGVIVLLAAAILLLVLVAKRFGVVPHP
- a CDS encoding metal ABC transporter ATP-binding protein; the protein is MNAGKPVVDVQNVSFSYGDRLVLEDVNLTVERGAFVGLVGPNGGGKSTLIKLILGLLKPDRGEIRLFGQPLERFRAWTKIGYVSQKANSFNSGFPATVFEVVAMGLFGKMGLFKWMGKREKEKVYQTLEWVGMAEYARQPIGKLSGGQQQRVFIARALVADPELLILDEPTVGVDEQSVAQFFALLASMRRELGLTLLLVSHDIGAITSMVDRVACLNKRLHFHGDSREFAAHRDEILHRLYGHEVRVLEHNHGRAQPTRS
- a CDS encoding metal ABC transporter substrate-binding protein, with translation MRRVPRSLKGWAAWLALLLVLAGCGQSAAPSVGEQGDNAEKLTVYTSLYPYQFFAEQIGADRVEVHNLVPPGAEPHEFEPTPKDVVKLSEADVFVYNGAGFERWIDEVLDAVDTSNMVIVQAAEHVRLLPNDPHVWLDPLRAKAIAQAIRDALIQADPEGKAIYEGNYQKLAAELDRLHAEYEAAVKQAPRKEIIVSHSAYGYLADRYGLKQIAIAGLAPSDEPSQKDLQAILAFAREHNVKYILFETLVSNKVAEVVREQLKAEALTLNPLEGLTKEERAKGKDYFDVMRENLAVLKKALGVAS
- the recO gene encoding DNA repair protein RecO; translated protein: MEGVVLRTMDYGEGHKIVTLFTREQGKMGAVARGAKKPRSRLAAVTQPLTHGLYLCHAGGELATLSQGEVLHAFSRIRHDLLQTAYAAYILEVTDRLLAEREAHPRLFDQLVGILEQIEAGKDPEILTRIYELRALAASGVRPHLDACVACGRLEAAAFSVREGGFLCSACRPADRDALDLAPAAAGVLRRLARVNVGQIGTINVKAETKAQLRRLFHAFWDAHVGVRLKSRAFLEQLEAWADDRPDRLV
- a CDS encoding YqzL family protein, with translation MRDFSWDVFAATGNIEAYLLYRELTKRHEEQEERNVAEVVMT
- the era gene encoding GTPase Era; translation: MDAKSGHKSGFVAIIGRPNVGKSTLLNMAIGHKIAIMSDKPQTTRNRIQGVLTEARGQIIFLDTPGIHKPKHKLGDYMVRVAENALKEVDLILFLADVTEEPLGPGDRYILERLGEVKTPVFLVINKIDQVSPDRVLAFADAYRNAFAFAEVVPISALHGTNVEALLEKIFAYLPEGPQYYPPDQVTDHPERFIVAELIREKVLLLTREEVPHSVAVVVEEMTRREGKDVVYILAVIYTERDSQKAILIGKQGSMLKEIGRLAREDIERLLGSKVYLELWVKVKKDWRNQEFYLKNFGFTEG